A region from the Methanomicrobia archaeon genome encodes:
- a CDS encoding phosphotransacetylase family protein gives MKSLLVSSIEEYSGKSAVIIALGQILKERGFSVGYFKPFGIGITRIGDRFVDEDVYNTATVLQTGDALDDICPVTLDKPYVEFARSADLPELKQRVRESYTRVAAGKDIVLVESAGEYKFGKALELCDFNIASMLDLNILLVVKYTSDFVLDKILAARELLGDRLRFIIFNQLSGYKTAYVEELNERFFKQNGITLLGTLPYSPLLAGLSVREIADALHGEWLIRGKRGEEVIIEELLIGAMSPPAALKYFRRVRHAALITGGDRADLQNLALESGTIECLLLTGNLEPAATIIGRAEELGVPIILVADDTLTTIERLDEALGKARIRGAAKVKKVKELVEQFVDLDLLIAHAD, from the coding sequence ATGAAAAGCTTACTGGTTTCCTCGATTGAGGAGTATTCGGGCAAAAGCGCGGTGATCATCGCACTGGGACAGATACTCAAGGAGCGCGGATTTAGCGTGGGTTACTTCAAGCCATTCGGCATCGGCATCACGCGGATCGGTGATCGATTCGTTGACGAAGATGTGTACAACACCGCCACCGTTCTTCAGACGGGCGATGCGCTCGATGATATCTGTCCGGTCACCCTTGACAAGCCGTACGTGGAATTCGCGCGCTCTGCAGATCTTCCAGAACTGAAGCAGCGCGTACGGGAGTCGTACACACGCGTGGCCGCGGGCAAGGACATCGTGCTTGTGGAAAGTGCCGGCGAGTACAAATTCGGGAAAGCACTGGAACTCTGTGACTTTAACATCGCGTCCATGCTCGATCTAAACATCCTCCTCGTCGTGAAATATACGAGCGATTTCGTCCTCGATAAGATCCTGGCGGCACGCGAACTCCTCGGCGACCGGCTCAGGTTCATCATCTTCAATCAGCTCTCGGGCTATAAGACCGCATACGTCGAGGAGCTCAACGAGCGTTTCTTTAAGCAGAATGGGATAACGCTCCTGGGAACACTGCCCTACAGCCCGCTGCTCGCCGGGCTCTCTGTTCGCGAGATCGCAGACGCCTTGCACGGTGAATGGCTGATCAGGGGCAAGCGGGGAGAAGAGGTAATCATTGAGGAGTTGTTGATCGGAGCGATGTCTCCGCCCGCCGCGCTGAAGTACTTCCGGCGGGTGCGGCACGCGGCACTGATCACGGGCGGCGATCGCGCGGATTTGCAGAATCTCGCACTGGAATCGGGCACTATCGAGTGCTTGCTGCTGACCGGTAATCTGGAACCAGCGGCCACGATCATCGGGCGAGCAGAGGAACTGGGCGTTCCGATCATCCTTGTCGCGGATGATACGCTCACGACGATCGAGCGATTGGATGAAGCGCTGGGTAAAGCGCGAATCCGAGGCGCGGCGAAGGTGAAGAAGGTGAAAGAGCTCGTCGAGCAGTTTGTTGATCTGGACCTACTCATCGCACATGCTGACTGA